The DNA window AATGAATTCCACAAACAAAGCGCCACGTcccacaaaaccaataaaaacagaaatatcagcTCTAAAACGAATATAAGACACAAGTTTCTTTCATACTCAGTCAAAACACTAGTCATCTTGAGATTTACAGTAGTAGTTTCATTGCACATGATTCAAGCCAGCCTGCACGGTGGATGCGGTTTCCAACGTAGCCAAAGCTTGGAGTTGCCATGTTTACTTCTGCTCCCGTCTCCAGATGATCACCATGCCGGCGGCGTCAGAGGAGGCCAGCAGGCTTTCGTCGCAGTTGAAGCTCACGTCCAGGACGGGCCCGCTGTGGCCCTGCAGCTTGTTAACGATGGCCTTAGTGTTGCGCTCGACGTCGAAAAAGTAGACGCACGCATCCTCGCTGCCAGTGACTGCAAGACGGAAAGAGCGGGATTCACTTACTTTGGTTCTGCTCCAAAACATAGTGATTCGCAACAAGTCACACAAACAGGAGACTGATTGATACtcttcaaactttctattcattgcacgacttgttttcaacattgacaataattaggaatgtttcttgagcagcaaatcagcatattagaatgacttctgacaGATCAGACAGAAATAGCCAGTAATATGATGATTGTGGTCTTACCAACACAGGCTCCCTGTCTGAAGGACATGAGAGGACAGAAGATGCTGTGCAGCGGCTGGGATCCGTGTTGAATGGGGAAACTCCTCTTCAGCTGGAGTGTTCCCTCATTATCCACGACCCTGTCAACACCAGTCCCACACTCATCAAGAATCATCTCAGTCAAGAGAACGTGACAATCTGAATTGAGTGCATTCTAACCTGTAGAGCAGTAGTTTGTTGACACAGGCGTTGACGAGCAGCGACGGATCCCGTGCCTCTCGACTGATCCACGAGCGCGCAGTGATACTAGAGATAGAGCTGCCCTCGTGCACCACCAGTCTCTTAGCTTTGGTTAGCTTTCCTGTGGAAGAAGAACATCAGCTTTACATAAACACCAATATATCAACCGTACTCGCATCTACATTTCCAGAACTTCCACCTGTTTTTTTGCAGGTAAATATCTTTGTACCTGTGGCCATGTCAAAGAGGAAGGAGAAAATGCTTCCCCTGTCATCCCCGGCCCACAGGATTCTCCCCGGAGCATCAAACGAGAGAGAAAGCACTCGACCGGTGAGTTTGCTGGAGCCTCCTTTCACTTTCTTCCCAGTGGAGATGTTCACCACCTGCAGGTGGTGTTTACTGTTGCCCACCTAGGGACAGATCTGATGCATCATAACAACAGAAAATACTTCACAGCAACATCTTCACACAGTAGATGAGATTCAGGGTCGAAAATGTgatattaaaagattttattttcgaaatttaaatatataaaataactgttgtataGAAAATTAAACAACTTAGGAGCTGTCTTTTTGGTCTTGGTTAAAGCTGCTTGTTTATGATGCAGCATTGTATAAAAGGCAATATTTTAGATGGCTGATGCCAGTGAGTGAGagaatatcatataaatattttcttcagAAGTACAATGAATTTCTGTTGCAAAGCCTGACATTTTTTATATtgacagttttaaatatttaatatttaagccATCTGGAACAGCTTAGACATAAtctaaaacaaatctttttttgtttttgttgagtatcatatttaatgcatcaggcttttatgaCTCATGTAGCATGATATAGTGAGAACATGGAGCTCATACTTgaggataatgttttttttttcagcagtccaAATCCATtatgataatttattatatttagttattatatttttatatatgatatttaattatatggccaaaaagtaagatggcATTCTGattttaatgtaaatcaatgagaaaATTATagagaaataattacaaaaaaagcataGAAATATAGACACTCTATATGTCCCAACAATATGTGTCAGcaacatgatttttaaatgcttagttttattatCAAAGTTCTGtagtttcaaaatatttaatgcaatacaatacaatgatgattgagagaggAATAAATAAACCTTCCTTAAAAGCCTAATGCATCATTCTTGATTCACATTTTATCACAGTTTTTCTAAAAATGATGCGTGGGTAATCAAGTAACCCTAAAACCAAACGCATGCTATAATTAATACAAACTCATAGCACCTCCTGAGATTGTCTGGGTTTAGCTGGAGTGTTCACGTATAAGACAAAATTGCTTTGAGAgccacataaaaaaagaaaatacaagagATATAATCAACCCATTAATTGCATTTCTTGTCAAATGTCATTCAGAGATGTTTTACACCACAGTGGTTTGTAGGTAAGTAACATTACCCACCACTGCACACAAAATACTCTTTTTGGCTAGTGTTGCATGTTAATTTCACACCCTAATAGGATTACTGAAAGGGCTGATGGTGTTTTTTACTGCAGTCTGCAGTGTTTCATCAGCATAAACATATCCATATTCCCACAAGACTTCTGTCACCTTGAATAATCCCATTCTAACTTTATATTCACCAAAGAATACTGCATTTTGGTTTCTACAAAACTGTTAAGAAGCTCAACTTTTTTcaacacatgaaaataataagaaatttagtttcttgagcagaaaatcagcataataaaatgatttctgaagatcatgtgacactgaagactggagtaatgatgctgaaaatacagctgtgcatcacagaaataaattacagtttaacagaaagaaagtatagattgtaataatatttcactcactgtttttaccatattttgatTAAACAAGAGTATACaagacttccttcaaaaatattttaaattcttcctgagcccaaacttttaaatggtagtatacaAAGGAAACAAAAGTCTGGCATCTGGACTCACCACAGTCAGGTTGTTGTTCATGGGCTGAAAAGTGCAGCACAGCAGCTCACTGCCCTCTGGATCGGCCACCTCTCGGATACAGCGTCCATCCTCTGTGTTCCAGATTCGCAGAGTGCCATCTTTTGACGTGGACACAATGATGTCATTGCTGAGCGACCAGGCGAAGTCGGTCACGGGACCAGCATGGCCCTTTAGTGTCACCTTTACAGCTGGTGGAGGCGGGGACAACGTCATGATTGACAATGTCCCATCCAACGAGCAGCCGGCGAGGAGGTGTTTATCATCATTGGCAAACTGCAATCGAGGAACTAAAGAGATTAAATAGTGAAAGGTTAAAATGAGAGGACAAAACAACAGTCCAGCCCAGGACTGACAGATGCTACCTTCAAACATTTACGTGCAAGCACTGAAGCAGGCTTAGAGGTAATGCAACTTCACAGCAAACATTATCAAAAACACAAGTATCAGATCTGTGAATTAACAGATGttcaaattaaacaacaattttaattaaacaatattaaaaaaaaagaagaagaaatggccATCAAGtcactgcttttttttctgtttggccaatAAGTATCAGGACATTTATTGaggaaaattgttttttaaaaaaattatatatacacatatatatatataaataaagggttcacaaacttttcaagcagcactgtgtacatatataaatatgtgtgtgtgttataataggATTCAGGTCTCAACAGTGTAAAGCTTTTCACTCACATTTGCAACTAAAATAgatgttaaatgtatttatgagcatgtgtgtatgtgtgcgtgtgtgtgtgtgtgtgtatgtgtgtgtgtgtgtgtgtgtgtgtgtgtgtgtgtgtgtgtgtgtgcgtgtgtgtgtgtgtgtgtatgtgtgtgtgtgaaactccCTGCAGATTGTGTaatgacacattttcaaaactttttataattttttttataatgcactcTTAAATTTTTCAACTTAGGAGCTTTCTGTTTCTTGGGAAAAAAGCAAGCATCAAGCCCTGAGATTACAGAATCAAGAAGTTGCTGTCTATAGTAAAAacctgtttattttatgtatttgtcatCAAGTTCAAATGTTTTTTCATACTGCTTCATTATGCTTTATTTCTAATTTAGTAAGTATAATGTTGATAAATCTGTGGCATGCAGCATTTGTTgcttactattttaaaatgacataggCTTTGTATTGACATTGTTTCACCCTGCTCTCTAAGGTACTgcccatcaataaaaaaaaattggtatagACTAGAGTGATTTTTGTTGGTCATCTTAGCAGCTCACTCACCAGCTGAGTCAACATGCTGGTCAAAGATGTGGTGCATTCCAGCAAAGGCGTAGTTCTCACTCAGGGTGGTGTCACCTGCCATCGCTCGACTGGCCTCTGCCACTGACGTGGGCACCAGGCTACCTGGAGGCCTGGCACACGAAACAGAACCAGAGAATTATTCATACTGGTACACAGTAATAACACCCTGCAACATATTTGCTTAATGAAATCCAAAACTTGTTTCTAATAAATTCTGGGGTGCCTGTTTTGCTTAAGCATTGTcacaaaataatatgcatttcATAGCATTTTGCATTCTGCAAACATTTGTCAGATGAAAAAGTTAGTGGACTTCACCTTTCATCATACACTGCCCTGTTCATCTGGGCTTGCAGTTGGTATGAACCACGGCTTACTGACCTCCGGTGGCCTCTGGCACCCTGAGCCCTGGGATCCTCCTCGAAGTCCTGATTCAAAGACAGAAAAGAGGATAAAAAAAGACCaagaaaagaggaaagcaggcagtAATGAAGGATGATTTTAAAGTTTAGCACTACATCAACATAAAGCCCATCATGCACACAAGAGTTCGCAATCTACATGCACTGCAGCTCTCACACGACGCACAATGACCTGGATCTGGATTGCTATTTATATCAAGGACTATACAGATGTTCTATCTTGccctctgtctgtgtgtttttttctagGGTTTATTTCAACCCGGATCTCCTTATTTGCATTTCTCTAGCCCTTTTCTCTGTTTCTGAATGCACCTAACCTCCATGCGATCCAGTGTGGTGCGGGAGCTGCGCACACTGCTGGCTCTGAAGCTGCTCTGCTCTGACAGAGGCCCGTAACGCAGCGCGAGCAACTGACTGCGCAGACGCAGATACTGTCTGCGCAGCCCCGGCTCAAAACCACACTTGGCATTCTCACGGAGCAGCTGGCTGCGCCGGCGGATGTACTGCGTGCGGAACTGGGGGAACGTAGGTGTGCGGTAAGCATTGTACCTGAGGATCAAGACAGAAAATAGAGAATAATATTATGATTAGGCATCacacatatctatctatatatatatacatggagTCCCATTGCAATGACAATCTTGCACACACCTTGCGTCCACTGCCAGCACCTGCTGCCAAACAGCAGCCATGAGAtccacaaacacagagagaggcAGGAGACACAAACCTgttatagaaattaaataaaaaaataaaaatctctctctctctctatatatatataaataactactaAAGGTATTGAagcattatttgtgtatttgtggcGTTCAGTTCAGTTGAGATATGATACAAGTATTCTTTACATAATTGTTGTTAAAAAGATTACATGAGGGACAAAATAACACAAGCAATCctaaatataaacaatacattcaattaacaatgtaatttaaaagtgTTCAAATGTTTTGATGCTACGGACACCCAAATACGATGATTCGCTTATGAGAgattctaaatataataaatatgaatatttatttataaatgtaaaggcAGCTgcatattttatgtgtaaaaatCCATTTATATAGTATAAGGAAACTATTCTTTGTTATATTATTAagagtaaagtaaataaaaaatgtttgccaAAGTTAAATATTTGGCTTTTGCATTGTAATTTGactaaaacaaaatgttaaaatgttatctgGAAATATTTACGTTTAATTAACTTAACAAcgtttgtaaaattattataattattattattatttatatatatatatatatataattatatatatatatatatatatatatatttatatatatatatatatataattgagaaaaatataaaataatagctaTTAATGTCTTGATTTCTTTGGAAAGCAGAATCTAATAactacatttattacaaaaaaaaagttaaatgtatttcattaataccttaaatgcacaaattaacagtcctaaaacatattttgtaaacaaataaacaaaaacgcTTATTAATCCAGTTTAATGTACAAATAGTACAAACATCCAACACACTATCATAATGCAACATGAGTAACGTAAACACAGcttttataagaaatatataataacaaaatgatTCATATTTATGCACAGCATAaacaaatagtttattttaaaatccatgTTTTGACGCATTAGCCCAGTTAGCAGGGACGCTAACAACAACAGCCGTTACACACCGATTCACAATCCCCCAAAACTCATGTCAGTCACCCTGTGGACATAATATCTCGCTGATATCACTTTCTAAAAGGGTTTAATTTACAGAAACTTAATGTAATGAATACTTTTGTATTTAAAAGATACCTACCGTGCGAGACTCTCACCGGTTCATGCTGTCTGGAGGGACTGGCGTGATCACGTGACCGACCCACCCTTCCAACAGCTGATCTGCGTAGTGACGTCACCGCAGCGCGACTATCCAATGATTTGtatgatgatatatataataaatatatatataataaagatggACAGGTCATGCCGCGTCACTTAGCCACGAGAGTTGATGTTTACATGTATGTACAGTagtgttttctttacatttattttatagaatcagtcaatcaaatcaaatcagaaaAGTCTATCCCTGCGTTCAAGTGTGAAGTTCAACAACATGATGTCTCGAGGCTCACAAACTACAAATATCTATggacatattaatatataaacataattatctaaatatttatctaaatatgTGACTAATAATTCAGAGCAGGGTTTTAACAACAGTGATTCCattattttctaaaacaaaaaagaatagataattaattaatttgtgccAGGTTTGGATAAGtctaaatattatgttttgtgCATATCAATACAATTCTTAGTCACTTCttcattacatgtaaatactGAAGATACAACATTGTCCtggtaaaaaattaatataatttatcagAACTAGATCAGAGTCTGTGAGCATGCAGTTTCGCCCTAAATTTCAAACTGGAATATTAGAATTGTAAAATTAGTAAATATATCTGTGTTGAGAGCGAACCATCAATCTGTGTTCAGCAAAATAAAGGGATTAACTGTACAAAAGATACATACACACTCATGATTTCACCTGAGCTCAGCAGAGGCCCATGGCAGGACAGTGCAGAGGCACAGCTGACGGGGCTCTTTGCTTGTTCCTGAAGCTCTTTCCCGAAGGGGGCCCGTACCCCGGAGTCATTCAGTGACCGGGGCCATAAATGAGGGCTGCACCAGTGGCTCAGCACTGCTTATTCTAAAAGGACACAGGGACTTTGGAGCGCAGCCAAAATGCCTGGAACCAAAGGTAGATACTGAAGCAAAGCATGAAATAtgctgaagaattttttttttatgatttcatatgaaatgtaatatgcaaaactGTCATGAAATATTAGTAGTTAATTAAACCAGGCATGCAAAAAGTAATTTCCTGAATGTTTTAACACTTAACAGGTAACAAGGCGGACAAGAAATCCACCACCAAGGTAAAAAATTGCCCACAGCAGACCCATTGCACATATTGGAAAGTTACACATGCATAATTCATAATACCTGCTCAAAATCAGCCACTGTCAGTATTGGCcaatgttctggcaaggttctctcaaatttatgaaaataaaaacaaacaaacgttcTTCCAATAACATTAATAGAACGTTTGTTGTCTGGGCTTTAATAGCATTCGCAAAACGTCAGTTCAAGAACCTTAGACAttgttcatgtcatttttttttcttctgaaatgtttttaaactttactacgtgtttcagaatgttcagagaatgtTTAAAAGAACGGTTGCTAAAATGTATGCACAATGATAAATGGAGCATTCCCTTAATGTTTTCTCTGACATTtgcattagaaagaaaaaaaaggttgatttaaatgttctgagaatgtttagagaacattccgaaataacttaatgggaaccttagcaaaacattcttaaaacatattCGCTGGGTTAACTGAAATCTttaaacattcttccagtaaaatgttcatttaaagttGAATGACGTgcacagaaaaacattatttatacattgttcatggaacatctttttctgaaacatttttgaaatgttattactTGTTTTAGAATGtgcagagaacattcaaaagtaacattcctgtagcgtttgcaaaatgataaatggaatattctcttaatttttacTCTAATGTTACATAACCaagaaaaagtgtttaaaaatgtttttggaacaaTTAGAGCATCTTCCGAAATAACGTTTTTTATCTCCTTATAATGAATAACTTTAAAAGTTCTTCCAGTAATATTAATAGAaggtttatttaaagttttctggTCTTTTACAATGTTCGTACAAAAGCATTATTTATACGTTGTTCATGGAACattgttttctgaaacatttttaaatgtgatcatTACTTCTCtcagaatatactgtataaagaacATTCAAAGGTAACATTGCTTTAATGTTTATACAGTGATAAATGGAACATTCTCTCAATGTTTTCTCTaacattcacataaccaagaaaaaaatgtttttaaatattaataccaGTCATTTGAAATATTCAGAGAACATTCGGACATAAAGATTTCATAACTTTATAGGAATGTTAGCAAAATGCTCTTAGAAAATACTTTTGTTAGTTGATATAACTGAGatctttaaataatttcttttaagattgaattttatttatttatctatttatttatttttccctttagCAACCTCAGAGTCCTAAGGAGCAGCCGAAGAAAGGTGATCAGAAAGGAGATGATGCTAAAAAGCAAGGAGGTAAAAACTGACAACAGCATAGAGTGAGACATGAGTGAGACAAAAAGGCATTTCAACTGTACCTATGAAATACAAGCAAAAATGACACATCAAATTTCTGAAATGCAAAATGCTTTTTATGGCTTATGAAAGTAAATGTTTgactcacaaataaacattttattgatttattactaTAGAATAAAGTGtcaaacaatatttattgtatgGGAGAAGCATTATACAAGATCTTGACTGAAAGATATtgtataatcattaaaaatgagagagaagattgcacttttcaacatttacatttagtcattgggacatttatccaaaacgacttacaaaatAGAAGCAAACAAACCAACGAGAGAGCAAcaatatacaagtgctgtgacaagtctcagttagtctagcacagtgcacatagcaattattttttttttataaataaattagaccaaaacgaatagaatagaatagaatagaatagaatagaatagaatagaatagaatagaatagaatagaataggt is part of the Cyprinus carpio isolate SPL01 chromosome A8, ASM1834038v1, whole genome shotgun sequence genome and encodes:
- the LOC109111612 gene encoding WD repeat-containing protein 13, coding for MAAVWQQVLAVDARYNAYRTPTFPQFRTQYIRRRSQLLRENAKCGFEPGLRRQYLRLRSQLLALRYGPLSEQSSFRASSVRSSRTTLDRMEDFEEDPRAQGARGHRRSVSRGSYQLQAQMNRAVYDERPPGSLVPTSVAEASRAMAGDTTLSENYAFAGMHHIFDQHVDSAVPRLQFANDDKHLLAGCSLDGTLSIMTLSPPPPAVKVTLKGHAGPVTDFAWSLSNDIIVSTSKDGTLRIWNTEDGRCIREVADPEGSELLCCTFQPMNNNLTVVGNSKHHLQVVNISTGKKVKGGSSKLTGRVLSLSFDAPGRILWAGDDRGSIFSFLFDMATGKLTKAKRLVVHEGSSISSITARSWISREARDPSLLVNACVNKLLLYRVVDNEGTLQLKRSFPIQHGSQPLHSIFCPLMSFRQGACVVTGSEDACVYFFDVERNTKAIVNKLQGHSGPVLDVSFNCDESLLASSDAAGMVIIWRREQK